In one window of Maribacter sp. BPC-D8 DNA:
- a CDS encoding HAD family hydrolase: protein MNIKINEDTALIFDLDDTLYNELSFLKSAYWDICFNLKPEQAKSLYNQVFSLYRSGKNPFLFLSKTFSIPTEHLLKKYRNHIPTIEPFPGVMDTIKMVKANKGKLGIVTDGREITQTNKLKSLGIFQHMDYCVISESLGSEKPNPANFQKIENELKVETYYYFGDNFKKDFIAPRKMGWHTVGLIDNGMNIHSNSHNYQENRPEYLIQSFLDINIT from the coding sequence ATGAATATAAAGATTAACGAGGATACAGCTTTAATTTTTGATTTAGATGATACTTTATATAATGAACTGTCATTTCTTAAATCTGCGTATTGGGATATCTGTTTTAACTTAAAACCAGAACAAGCAAAATCACTATACAATCAAGTATTTTCTTTATATAGAAGTGGGAAAAACCCTTTCTTGTTTCTCTCTAAAACCTTTAGTATTCCCACAGAACATCTATTAAAAAAGTATAGAAATCATATTCCTACTATAGAACCTTTCCCTGGAGTAATGGACACTATAAAAATGGTTAAAGCAAATAAAGGAAAACTTGGTATTGTTACTGATGGTCGTGAAATTACCCAAACAAATAAATTGAAATCGTTAGGTATATTTCAGCATATGGACTACTGCGTGATATCTGAAAGTTTAGGTAGTGAGAAACCTAATCCGGCAAATTTTCAAAAAATAGAAAATGAACTTAAAGTAGAAACTTATTATTATTTTGGTGATAATTTTAAAAAAGATTTTATAGCTCCACGTAAAATGGGATGGCATACAGTTGGTTTAATCGATAATGGCATGAATATACATTCCAATTCTCATAATTATCAAGAGAATAGACCAGAGTATCTTATACAGTCTTTTCTGGACATAAATATTACCTAA
- a CDS encoding HAD family hydrolase, with protein MNNTIRKIKSNSTIRTVFTDLFDTLIHRSVHPNYVYRIWAKFLIRDLGLHIDISTLFKIRADATSKLAEDMNLSKVEVPYELVMKDVYHRLVNSDNLNDLNWDWNTFFYYTQEADYRSETSVQFLNTSLVDGLKSLKEENYNIYIVSDYHLPKTIINRLLDHHGITAIFNEVFISCDLEKSKESSGNIYPLVLDKTGSIATHTAMMGDNKISDVVNATKHGLNGHFLKHYSHKFRNKKNLFGSVSTEFKNVCSKTEKACKNSDFPFSEYIIHFYFFTERLYAEAKRNGIKDLFFLAREGHYLKQIFDTYQEFNGLREEDYIKTHYFKASRHSAKQVSLKPIEEEKFAPIKKNYDVMSTGQFLTSFNIDEHDILTIASEIGVNKDEEIENFSKSEVVAKLRVNERFKFAYETHRVGQRDAFNNYLKSFNVDLKSDGMTLVDVGWGGTMQECIYQYLNCEVPVTGYYIGLREIYTIESKTRRYGLNFTVYPKKDYSDHILQANGQLYEQLLAAPHGSTLGYKDNPNSPTIEYHEPNEKKVFDEFISPIQQFMDSQFDNLLTSLDGVTYTDNMVQDYMTALALRLGLFTNRKKLKFIQLISKGFYQNVGGNKVGMVYDPSQLSQSKVQLLKEFIWSPEKTFRYLVKVKPLLFDKKLSWLGWTVSSTYYYIKANRYLKKKFFNKELIS; from the coding sequence TTGAACAATACAATACGTAAAATTAAGAGTAATTCTACCATTAGGACTGTTTTTACAGACTTGTTTGACACTTTGATTCATCGTTCGGTTCATCCAAATTATGTATATAGAATTTGGGCAAAATTTCTTATTAGAGATTTGGGACTACATATAGACATAAGTACTTTATTTAAAATTAGGGCAGACGCAACTTCTAAGTTAGCAGAAGATATGAACCTTAGTAAGGTAGAGGTACCTTACGAGCTGGTAATGAAAGATGTTTATCACAGGTTAGTAAATTCAGATAATTTGAATGATTTGAACTGGGACTGGAATACATTTTTTTATTATACTCAAGAAGCAGATTATAGAAGTGAAACTTCCGTTCAATTTTTAAATACTTCTTTGGTTGATGGACTTAAGAGTTTAAAAGAGGAGAATTATAATATATATATAGTTTCAGATTATCATTTGCCAAAAACTATAATTAATAGGTTATTAGACCATCATGGTATAACAGCTATTTTCAATGAGGTTTTTATTTCGTGCGATTTAGAGAAAAGTAAGGAAAGTTCAGGTAATATTTACCCATTGGTATTAGATAAAACTGGTTCGATAGCCACGCATACCGCTATGATGGGTGATAATAAAATTAGTGATGTAGTTAATGCTACTAAACATGGTTTAAATGGACATTTTTTAAAACACTATTCTCATAAATTTAGAAATAAGAAAAATTTATTTGGTAGTGTTAGTACAGAATTTAAAAATGTTTGTAGTAAAACAGAAAAGGCTTGTAAGAATAGTGATTTTCCATTTAGTGAATACATTATTCATTTTTACTTCTTTACTGAACGTTTGTATGCCGAAGCAAAAAGAAATGGAATTAAAGATTTATTCTTTTTAGCACGAGAAGGTCATTATTTAAAACAGATATTTGATACATATCAAGAATTTAATGGGCTAAGAGAAGAGGATTATATTAAAACTCATTATTTTAAAGCATCTAGACATTCTGCTAAACAAGTTTCCTTAAAGCCTATTGAAGAAGAAAAATTTGCCCCAATAAAAAAGAACTATGATGTAATGTCGACTGGTCAATTTTTAACTTCTTTTAATATTGATGAGCATGATATCTTAACTATTGCATCAGAAATTGGAGTAAATAAAGATGAAGAAATAGAAAATTTTAGTAAATCTGAAGTAGTTGCTAAATTAAGAGTTAACGAGCGTTTTAAATTTGCTTATGAAACTCATAGGGTAGGACAGCGTGATGCTTTCAATAACTATCTAAAATCATTTAATGTTGACCTGAAATCTGATGGTATGACTTTAGTAGATGTCGGTTGGGGAGGCACTATGCAAGAATGTATTTATCAATATTTAAATTGTGAAGTTCCGGTTACGGGATATTATATTGGTTTACGAGAAATTTATACTATTGAAAGTAAAACTAGAAGATACGGTTTAAATTTTACCGTTTATCCTAAAAAGGATTATTCGGATCATATTTTACAAGCAAACGGACAATTATATGAACAATTATTAGCTGCTCCGCACGGTAGTACATTAGGGTATAAAGACAACCCTAATTCTCCTACTATAGAATATCATGAACCTAATGAGAAAAAGGTCTTTGATGAGTTTATTTCACCGATACAACAGTTTATGGATAGTCAGTTTGATAACTTACTTACTTCATTGGATGGGGTTACGTATACTGATAACATGGTTCAAGATTATATGACAGCATTGGCATTAAGATTAGGTCTTTTTACTAATAGAAAAAAATTGAAGTTTATTCAATTGATTTCAAAAGGCTTTTACCAGAATGTTGGAGGCAATAAAGTAGGTATGGTCTATGACCCTAGTCAACTTTCACAATCTAAAGTTCAGCTCTTAAAAGAGTTTATTTGGAGTCCAGAAAAGACCTTTCGATACCTTGTAAAAGTGAAACCTCTTTTATTCGATAAAAAACTATCTTGGTTAGGATGGACGGTGAGTTCTACTTATTATTACATAAAAGCAAATAGATATTTAAAAAAGAAATTCTTTAATAAAGAACTAATTTCATAG
- a CDS encoding PKD domain-containing protein — MIKKITSSFRNLKKIVLATGVIGAVATFMSFSPMFFGPGLSEATPFVAFSDDNFPDLNVSTEPYEVAFENLTFDWPLTFNPVPTQNRIIVGQLNGEIFWIDDNQAANVKNLIVDFSDEVGDAVTPNIEVWDGGLLGLELHPNFGLGGNNYVYIFYTTESETGDDTLSSGGNGTFGCDLEEFHGNYIHLERFELDPANLTFVEGSRDIMIRRRMLNTTHRGGAMVFGDDGFLYVAVGEQGRAISAQNMTENIDGGVLRIDVDMDITKSHAPIRTMPEDVGDAQEITGQNYFIPNDNPFIDNTGEIFEEYYSIGNRSPHRMSKDSQTGSIYLGEVGFSTHDEINVLSSGANYGWPVYEGPADGPFNGCDVDGLLNDMPHQLPLTAFSRDDAGSIIGGYVYRGSEFTAFNGDYITADWLTQKILSVNIATGDVTTLGTLPRRPISFGEDSDGDIYYLTQGNNVQLLRFVEPGVVIGVPQTLTETGAFTDVENLVVADGYLPYELIDPFWSDGAVKKRWMAIPNDGNPNTAAEQIDFSENGVWEFPIGTVLIKHFDYPIDENNSTVLEKVETRFSIKNSNGNWTFLSYKWNTAQDEATLIDMSSGDLKDVEVTLAGGGTETITWQYPSTSECLSCHNEISKGTLGPRTRYLNSEFDYAVQGGIVGNQLVTLSELGFIEENITDGIAEGYLTHTSINDLNGSLDDKARSYLDLNCAYCHQADNNLRADFDLRLANSLIETNLLSATIAEPVEDMAEDQKILFVKDAAKSQIFHRANSLTSGVKMPLVAKNQVDEAGVALLEEWINQLSVPPTPVVSADPVLGNVPLNVNFTGSESSDDESVDLFEWDFGDGNSSTEADPSYTYTEIGVYTATLVVTDNDGQTGTKTIEITVTGGDVNNVADENTNIALANDAIISGQIDGGEGRGIPQDILYDPSKDDYFVATNFNEYGDLRYHNAGTLPVEEALTWRVDWLSKKLVNYVTFGGAFPNQPQPNTAWRLSYRVGNEWTVLEEGIGGWIDDGIYEWGGKAQAPFEVDGFRMQLFSDGTNDLVSAHLRARGGTSLLINDSGENTKATLFQYLTDDGSPVASFDFMADELEVTFDSSESTDDNGIVTYAWDFGDGEVSDEANPVHNYTADGTYDVTLTLTDADGLTDFFTESITVEGIPTIPVAIASSNVTTGPAPLDVQFTGSNSTDDIAIISYVWDFGDGATSIEEDPSYEYTVPGNYLATLTVTDADGNENETTINIVANGGAVDNNANAGINLALLSDASVSGSSVDGKGTPQAILYDPLAENYFVVTDFNEYGVANGENLGTPDADNGFNWQVDWANRKEVNYITFGGVYPNQPQPNSLWRISYRIGDVWTMLEEGAGGWIDAGIYEWGGATMTPIQMDGLRVQVYSNGTNDLVSIHLRGRGGVSNIIDDSATLTKATLIQYLPDTGAPESEFDYASNDLEVTFDSSASTDNVGIVSYTWDFGDGNGSTNPNPIHTYIEEGTYNVTLTVTDENGLSDISAQEIIVTRDNSVPIAIALADIMVGPAPLNVQFSGSTSTDNVGVVTYAWDFGNGNTSNVADPNYTFATSGNYMVTLTVTDADGNTNVDELTILANGGDVDNNPNAGLNIALLPDAVLSGSTNDGRGTPQAILYDPSKDDYFERTDFNEYGVPRGENLGTPGVEDAFLWQVDWANRKDVNYITFGGVFDNQPQPNSLWRISYLVGSEWIILEEGTGGWIDSGIFEWGGSEETPISIDGLRVQIYSDGINDLISIHLRGRGGRSNIINDSASETKATLIQYLPPVGAPESVFEFTVDNLQLDFDSSLSTDDVGIILYEWDFGDGNVSTDANPSNIYPTSGSFTVTLTVTDAEGYSDTSSQVINLGAPANEAPVAEIETSLVTGAAPLTEEFVGSNSTDDVAVVSYEWDFGDGNTSTEIDPTYIYTVAGNYTATLTVTDEQGLTDQVSVSIIVTSDVADNSPNAGVNIALLPDATISSSVENPRGTVQSILYDPSRGDYFVRTNYNEFGEAFGVNLGTPDVDDAFQWQVDWASRKIVNYITFGGVYENQPQPNSLWRISYRVGNDWVILDEGVGGWIDAGIYEWGSSEQAPIQIDGLRVQVYSDGINDVVSVHLRGRGGISNSIDDSATETKATLIQYLPDAGAPESSFDYVINELQVDFDSSASIDDNGIVSYAWDFGDGNSSNEANPVHIYSESGTYDVTLTVTDADGKLDTSAATITVLGNGIPVAVASADVLEGEASLTVSFDGSGSTDDNAVVTYAWDFDDDDISNEINPVHVFDEVGEYTVTLTVSDAEGQTHSTTLTITVNEENEAPIAIASADVIFGEAPQTILFVGSTSTDDVGVVSYAWDFVDGGTSTEADPEYTFSTNGVFEVTLTVTDADGLMDITSLTITVEENIEENEAPVAIATADIIAGEVPLTVSFIGSESTDDVGVISYAWDFVDGGSSTEADTEYTFNTAGEYEVSLIVTDTEGLSDTTTLTITVGESIVENEAPIAIASSDIDSGEAPLTVLFVGSASVDDTEVISYAWDFGDGGTSSEVDPEYIFNTAGVYEVTLTVEDAEGLTDSVTITITVEDNAPLDVELDMVLSPNPSIDYVEITLNGIVSEDDIIGFTLHDSAGRLIRQYLPDEISTNGTYIIDLAILTTDVYVVTVVLNNGELVSKRMILRK, encoded by the coding sequence ATGATTAAAAAAATTACTTCTTCTTTTCGTAACTTAAAGAAAATTGTACTCGCAACTGGTGTTATAGGTGCTGTAGCTACTTTTATGAGTTTTAGCCCTATGTTTTTTGGACCAGGTTTATCTGAAGCTACTCCTTTTGTAGCTTTTTCAGATGATAACTTTCCAGACCTTAATGTCAGTACGGAACCTTACGAAGTGGCATTTGAAAATTTAACTTTCGACTGGCCTTTGACTTTTAACCCTGTACCAACTCAAAACCGTATTATAGTCGGTCAATTGAATGGAGAAATTTTTTGGATTGATGATAATCAAGCTGCTAATGTAAAAAATTTAATAGTAGATTTTTCTGATGAGGTTGGCGATGCAGTAACTCCAAATATTGAAGTTTGGGATGGAGGTCTTTTAGGACTTGAGTTGCATCCCAATTTTGGTTTAGGTGGTAATAATTATGTATATATTTTTTATACTACAGAATCAGAAACGGGTGATGATACATTAAGTTCTGGAGGTAATGGTACATTTGGTTGCGATTTAGAAGAGTTTCATGGTAATTACATTCATTTGGAACGTTTTGAGTTAGACCCTGCTAATTTAACATTTGTTGAGGGATCTAGAGATATAATGATTAGAAGAAGGATGTTGAATACTACGCACCGTGGTGGAGCTATGGTTTTTGGTGACGACGGATTTCTTTATGTAGCAGTTGGTGAACAAGGACGTGCAATTAGTGCGCAGAATATGACAGAGAATATTGATGGTGGTGTTCTACGTATAGATGTAGATATGGATATTACTAAAAGTCACGCTCCTATCAGAACAATGCCTGAAGATGTAGGTGATGCACAAGAAATTACAGGTCAAAATTATTTTATTCCTAATGATAACCCATTTATAGATAATACGGGTGAAATATTTGAAGAGTATTATTCTATAGGAAATAGAAGCCCGCACCGAATGAGTAAAGATTCTCAGACTGGATCAATTTATTTAGGTGAAGTAGGCTTTAGTACACATGATGAAATTAATGTGCTTTCTAGTGGAGCAAATTATGGTTGGCCAGTTTACGAGGGTCCAGCAGATGGACCATTCAATGGTTGTGATGTTGATGGTTTATTGAATGATATGCCTCACCAATTACCATTGACTGCATTTTCAAGAGATGATGCTGGTTCAATAATTGGAGGTTATGTTTATAGAGGTTCTGAATTTACAGCATTTAATGGTGATTATATTACTGCAGATTGGTTGACACAAAAAATTCTTTCGGTAAATATTGCTACAGGCGATGTTACAACTTTAGGTACTTTACCTAGAAGACCAATTTCTTTTGGTGAAGATTCTGATGGTGATATTTACTATTTAACTCAAGGTAATAATGTTCAGTTATTGCGTTTTGTAGAACCAGGTGTGGTAATTGGAGTGCCACAAACTTTGACAGAAACAGGGGCATTTACAGATGTTGAGAATTTGGTAGTTGCAGATGGTTATTTGCCATATGAATTAATTGATCCCTTTTGGTCGGATGGTGCAGTAAAAAAGCGTTGGATGGCAATACCAAACGATGGGAATCCAAATACAGCTGCAGAACAAATTGATTTTTCAGAAAATGGTGTATGGGAATTTCCTATAGGTACTGTTTTAATAAAACATTTTGATTATCCTATTGATGAAAATAATAGTACAGTATTAGAAAAAGTTGAAACTAGGTTTTCTATTAAAAATAGTAATGGCAACTGGACTTTTTTATCTTATAAATGGAATACGGCACAAGATGAAGCTACTTTAATTGATATGAGTAGTGGTGATTTAAAAGATGTAGAAGTAACATTAGCAGGTGGAGGTACTGAGACTATAACATGGCAATATCCTTCTACTAGTGAATGTCTTAGTTGTCATAATGAGATATCTAAAGGTACATTAGGACCTAGAACAAGATATTTAAATAGTGAGTTTGATTACGCAGTTCAAGGTGGTATAGTAGGTAATCAATTAGTAACCCTTAGTGAATTAGGTTTTATTGAAGAAAATATTACTGATGGTATTGCTGAAGGTTATTTAACACATACCTCTATTAATGATTTAAACGGCAGCTTAGATGATAAGGCAAGATCTTATTTAGATTTAAATTGTGCATATTGTCATCAAGCAGATAATAATTTACGTGCAGATTTTGATTTAAGATTGGCTAATAGTCTTATAGAAACAAATTTATTAAGCGCTACAATAGCTGAGCCTGTAGAGGATATGGCAGAGGATCAAAAAATACTATTTGTTAAAGATGCGGCTAAATCGCAAATTTTTCATAGAGCGAATTCCTTAACTTCTGGTGTTAAGATGCCATTGGTAGCAAAGAACCAAGTTGATGAAGCTGGTGTTGCTTTATTAGAAGAGTGGATAAATCAATTATCTGTTCCACCCACACCAGTTGTAAGTGCAGATCCTGTTTTAGGTAATGTACCTTTAAATGTGAATTTCACCGGTAGTGAATCTTCAGATGATGAAAGTGTAGATTTATTTGAATGGGATTTTGGTGACGGTAATAGCTCTACAGAAGCAGACCCCAGTTATACTTATACAGAAATAGGTGTTTATACAGCTACATTAGTAGTTACAGACAATGATGGTCAAACTGGTACAAAAACTATTGAAATTACAGTAACAGGTGGTGATGTTAATAATGTAGCTGATGAAAATACAAATATAGCATTAGCCAATGATGCCATAATATCTGGTCAGATAGATGGTGGTGAGGGTCGTGGAATACCCCAAGATATATTATATGACCCTTCTAAAGATGATTATTTTGTAGCTACTAATTTCAATGAATATGGGGATCTTCGTTACCATAATGCAGGTACTTTACCTGTAGAAGAAGCGCTAACCTGGAGAGTAGATTGGCTTAGTAAGAAACTAGTTAATTATGTTACTTTTGGTGGAGCATTTCCTAATCAACCGCAACCAAATACGGCTTGGAGATTGAGCTACCGTGTTGGTAATGAATGGACTGTTTTAGAAGAAGGTATTGGTGGATGGATTGATGATGGTATCTATGAATGGGGGGGTAAGGCTCAGGCACCATTTGAGGTAGATGGATTTCGTATGCAGCTATTTAGTGATGGAACAAATGATTTAGTTAGTGCTCACTTAAGAGCTAGAGGAGGTACATCATTACTTATTAATGATAGTGGAGAAAATACTAAGGCAACACTATTTCAATATTTAACAGATGATGGTTCACCTGTTGCTTCATTTGATTTTATGGCTGATGAATTAGAAGTTACTTTTGATTCTTCAGAAAGTACAGATGATAATGGTATTGTAACGTATGCTTGGGATTTTGGAGATGGAGAAGTTTCTGATGAAGCAAATCCAGTACATAACTACACAGCAGATGGTACATATGATGTTACATTAACACTTACTGATGCAGATGGTTTAACAGATTTTTTCACGGAAAGTATAACCGTTGAAGGTATACCAACTATTCCTGTGGCGATTGCTTCATCAAACGTGACAACTGGTCCGGCGCCATTGGATGTACAATTTACAGGAAGTAATTCAACGGATGACATTGCAATAATTAGTTATGTTTGGGATTTTGGTGATGGAGCAACTTCTATAGAAGAAGATCCTTCATACGAATATACTGTGCCTGGGAATTATCTCGCTACATTAACAGTAACAGATGCGGATGGTAACGAAAATGAAACAACAATTAATATTGTTGCTAATGGAGGTGCTGTAGATAATAATGCTAATGCAGGTATTAATTTAGCTTTATTGTCAGATGCATCGGTTAGTGGTTCATCAGTAGATGGTAAAGGCACTCCTCAAGCCATTCTATATGACCCATTGGCGGAAAATTACTTTGTTGTCACTGATTTTAATGAATATGGCGTCGCTAATGGAGAGAACTTAGGTACTCCAGATGCAGATAATGGTTTTAATTGGCAGGTAGATTGGGCGAATAGAAAAGAAGTGAACTATATTACTTTTGGTGGTGTTTACCCAAATCAACCACAACCAAATTCTTTATGGAGAATTAGTTATAGAATTGGAGATGTTTGGACAATGTTAGAAGAAGGTGCTGGTGGTTGGATCGATGCTGGTATATATGAATGGGGTGGTGCAACAATGACACCGATACAAATGGATGGGCTAAGAGTTCAGGTGTACAGTAATGGAACTAATGATTTAGTAAGCATACATTTAAGAGGTAGAGGTGGTGTATCTAATATAATTGATGATAGCGCTACATTAACGAAGGCTACATTAATTCAATATTTACCTGATACAGGAGCTCCTGAAAGCGAATTCGATTATGCTTCGAATGATTTAGAAGTAACTTTTGATTCTTCAGCAAGTACAGATAATGTTGGGATTGTATCCTATACTTGGGATTTTGGGGATGGAAATGGTTCAACAAACCCTAATCCAATACATACGTATATTGAAGAAGGAACATATAATGTAACACTTACGGTCACAGATGAAAATGGTTTGAGTGATATTTCTGCGCAAGAAATTATAGTGACAAGAGATAATTCAGTTCCTATAGCAATAGCATTAGCAGATATTATGGTAGGTCCAGCACCATTAAATGTGCAATTCTCAGGTAGTACCTCAACTGATAATGTTGGTGTTGTTACCTATGCATGGGATTTCGGGAACGGGAATACATCAAACGTAGCTGATCCTAATTATACCTTTGCAACATCTGGTAATTATATGGTGACGTTGACTGTAACTGATGCTGATGGTAATACAAATGTCGACGAATTAACAATATTGGCAAATGGTGGCGATGTAGATAATAATCCAAATGCAGGTTTAAATATCGCATTATTACCAGATGCTGTGCTTAGCGGTTCAACTAACGATGGCAGAGGTACACCGCAAGCAATTCTTTATGATCCTTCAAAAGATGATTATTTTGAACGTACAGATTTTAATGAATACGGAGTTCCTAGAGGAGAGAACTTAGGTACTCCAGGTGTAGAAGATGCTTTTTTGTGGCAAGTAGATTGGGCGAACAGAAAAGATGTTAACTATATTACTTTTGGAGGAGTGTTTGATAATCAACCGCAACCAAATTCTTTATGGCGTATTAGTTATCTAGTAGGTAGCGAATGGATCATTTTGGAAGAAGGTACCGGAGGATGGATTGACTCCGGAATATTTGAATGGGGTGGGTCAGAAGAAACTCCAATTAGCATAGACGGCCTACGTGTACAGATTTATAGTGACGGAATTAACGATTTAATCAGTATACACTTAAGAGGTCGTGGTGGTAGATCTAACATTATAAATGATAGCGCTTCAGAAACAAAGGCAACTTTAATTCAATATTTACCACCAGTTGGCGCGCCAGAGAGTGTTTTTGAATTTACTGTTGATAACCTTCAATTAGATTTTGATTCCTCGCTTAGTACTGATGATGTTGGTATTATATTGTACGAATGGGATTTTGGCGATGGTAATGTATCTACAGATGCTAATCCTTCAAATATTTATCCTACTTCAGGATCATTTACAGTTACTTTGACTGTAACCGATGCAGAAGGTTATAGTGATACTTCTTCTCAGGTAATTAACCTAGGAGCTCCGGCAAATGAAGCGCCTGTCGCAGAAATAGAAACTAGTTTAGTCACTGGAGCAGCACCACTTACAGAAGAATTTGTTGGAAGTAACTCTACAGATGATGTTGCTGTGGTGTCTTATGAATGGGATTTTGGAGATGGTAATACATCAACTGAGATAGACCCGACTTATATTTATACAGTGGCAGGTAATTATACCGCAACATTGACTGTAACTGATGAACAAGGATTAACAGACCAAGTTTCTGTTTCCATTATTGTAACAAGTGATGTCGCAGACAACTCACCAAATGCAGGTGTAAACATTGCATTACTACCAGATGCAACTATAAGTAGTTCTGTGGAAAATCCACGAGGTACTGTTCAATCTATTTTATATGATCCATCAAGAGGTGATTATTTTGTAAGGACAAATTATAATGAGTTCGGTGAAGCTTTTGGAGTTAATTTAGGCACACCAGATGTTGATGACGCTTTTCAATGGCAAGTAGACTGGGCTTCACGTAAAATTGTAAACTATATTACTTTTGGTGGTGTTTATGAAAATCAACCGCAACCAAATTCATTATGGAGAATTAGCTACCGTGTAGGTAATGATTGGGTTATTTTAGATGAAGGCGTTGGAGGTTGGATTGATGCCGGTATTTACGAATGGGGTAGTTCTGAACAGGCACCTATACAAATTGATGGACTTCGTGTTCAAGTGTATAGTGACGGAATAAATGATGTTGTTAGTGTTCACTTACGTGGGCGAGGAGGTATATCTAATAGTATTGACGATAGTGCTACAGAGACTAAAGCAACATTAATTCAATATTTACCAGATGCTGGTGCTCCAGAAAGTAGTTTTGATTACGTAATTAATGAGCTGCAAGTAGATTTTGATTCTTCTGCTAGTATAGATGACAATGGTATTGTTTCATATGCATGGGATTTTGGAGATGGTAATAGCTCTAATGAAGCGAATCCAGTTCATATTTACTCAGAGTCAGGTACTTATGATGTTACCTTGACGGTTACTGATGCGGATGGTAAATTAGATACTTCTGCTGCTACAATTACAGTTTTAGGAAATGGTATTCCAGTTGCGGTAGCAAGCGCAGATGTATTGGAAGGTGAAGCTTCACTTACAGTTTCATTTGACGGAAGTGGGTCAACAGATGATAATGCTGTTGTAACGTATGCTTGGGATTTTGATGATGATGATATTTCAAATGAAATTAACCCAGTCCATGTATTTGATGAGGTCGGTGAGTATACTGTTACTTTAACTGTAAGCGATGCTGAAGGACAAACGCATAGTACAACATTGACGATAACTGTGAATGAAGAAAATGAAGCTCCAATAGCAATTGCCAGTGCAGATGTTATTTTTGGTGAAGCACCACAGACAATTTTATTTGTAGGTAGCACTTCAACTGATGATGTGGGTGTAGTTAGCTACGCTTGGGATTTCGTAGATGGTGGTACGTCAACAGAAGCAGACCCTGAATATACCTTTTCAACCAATGGTGTATTTGAGGTTACATTGACGGTAACTGATGCAGATGGCTTAATGGATATTACTTCGTTAACCATAACAGTTGAAGAAAATATAGAAGAAAATGAAGCACCTGTAGCTATTGCGACTGCTGATATTATTGCTGGTGAAGTGCCACTAACAGTTTCGTTTATAGGTAGTGAATCAACAGATGATGTTGGTGTAATTAGCTACGCTTGGGATTTTGTTGATGGAGGGTCATCGACAGAGGCAGATACTGAGTATACCTTTAACACAGCAGGTGAATATGAGGTAAGCTTAATAGTAACTGATACAGAAGGATTATCGGATACAACTACTTTGACAATAACTGTCGGCGAGAGTATTGTTGAGAATGAAGCTCCTATAGCTATTGCTAGTTCAGATATTGATTCAGGTGAAGCTCCGCTAACTGTTCTTTTTGTGGGTAGTGCTTCAGTAGATGATACAGAAGTAATTTCTTATGCTTGGGACTTTGGTGATGGAGGAACTTCTTCTGAAGTAGATCCAGAATATATCTTTAATACAGCAGGAGTATATGAGGTTACCTTAACTGTAGAAGATGCAGAAGGTTTAACTGATAGCGTAACTATCACTATTACAGTTGAGGATAATGCACCGCTTGATGTAGAATTAGATATGGTTTTATCGCCCAATCCATCAATAGATTATGTAGAAATAACATTGAACGGTATTGTGTCAGAAGATGATATTATTGGTTTTACATTGCACGACTCTGCAGGAAGGTTAATCAGACAATATCTTCCAGATGAAATTTCAACAAACGGAACTTACATTATTGATTTGGCAATTTTAACCACTGATGTTTATGTAGTTACTGTAGTTCTTAATAATGGAGAGCTAGTTTCTAAAAGAATGATTTTGAGAAAATAA